The following are encoded in a window of bacterium genomic DNA:
- a CDS encoding matrixin family metalloprotease — MQRMLYVLLCMLCSMPAAAYKLVHENDEAPFKWGSAEVGTGVTIRYTLARSRFTLAGGFSRAACDTIDSLRSMLEKSGVAEDSFVREIQRGINQWSRVANVRFVYTEDAAGADVIIGAQVHPQGTAFANVKAVSAEPMRVAHKAIVCINPQRALVEKRGDCKTRFNIAYLFSHEFGHVLGLDHPAPQGSLMAFRCSEDQHLTADDAAGAQYLYGRAQ, encoded by the coding sequence ATGCAACGAATGTTGTATGTGCTTCTGTGCATGCTCTGCAGTATGCCGGCTGCGGCATATAAGTTGGTGCATGAGAATGACGAGGCCCCGTTCAAGTGGGGCAGTGCTGAGGTGGGTACCGGTGTGACGATCAGGTATACGCTCGCACGATCACGGTTCACGCTCGCCGGCGGATTCAGTCGCGCGGCGTGCGACACCATCGATTCCCTGCGATCAATGCTCGAGAAGAGCGGGGTTGCTGAGGATTCATTCGTGCGAGAGATCCAACGTGGGATCAATCAATGGTCCCGTGTCGCAAACGTACGCTTCGTGTATACGGAAGACGCTGCGGGCGCCGATGTGATCATCGGTGCCCAGGTACATCCCCAAGGCACGGCATTCGCGAATGTGAAAGCGGTATCTGCGGAACCGATGCGTGTGGCCCATAAGGCGATCGTGTGTATCAACCCGCAACGCGCTCTTGTCGAGAAGCGTGGCGATTGTAAGACCCGCTTCAACATCGCCTATCTCTTCAGTCACGAGTTCGGCCATGTTCTTGGGCTCGATCACCCGGCGCCGCAAGGAAGCCTGATGGCATTCCGCTGTTCGGAAGATCAGCACCTTACCGCCGATGATGCTGCAGGAGCGCAGTATCTCTATGGCAGAGCACAATAG
- a CDS encoding peptidoglycan-binding protein has product MAVLSLWAPAAFAESEQEADVRAAFADVPAMISIARCESKYTQFGKGGTALHGGYGGRMVGIFQIYSDVHADYAKGLGMDIYTTEGNIAYARFLYQTQGTKPWLSSFPCWGEDVESAERVEETSAPAATAGVSLSVNLSMGMEHPQVLTLQKILNTNGFVLTHDGPGSPGNETNRYGALTRDAVRRFQCTQKIVCDGDEHSTGYGFVGARTRAALLGGAIAAAPQSKPDPVHSNASAPQASNDDEITRLQAQIAELTNVLDGLLATRAL; this is encoded by the coding sequence ATGGCCGTTCTTTCATTGTGGGCGCCGGCCGCCTTCGCAGAAAGCGAGCAGGAAGCGGACGTGCGTGCTGCATTCGCCGATGTTCCGGCGATGATCTCCATCGCCCGTTGCGAATCGAAGTATACGCAGTTCGGCAAGGGAGGCACGGCGCTTCATGGCGGCTATGGCGGCAGGATGGTCGGTATTTTCCAGATTTACAGCGACGTCCATGCCGACTATGCGAAAGGTCTGGGCATGGATATCTATACGACCGAGGGGAATATCGCGTACGCACGGTTCTTATACCAGACGCAAGGAACCAAGCCATGGCTCTCATCGTTTCCCTGCTGGGGCGAAGACGTAGAATCCGCCGAGCGCGTCGAGGAAACGAGCGCACCCGCAGCAACAGCCGGTGTGTCATTAAGCGTAAACCTGAGTATGGGCATGGAACATCCGCAGGTCCTTACGCTCCAGAAGATCCTCAACACGAACGGATTCGTCCTCACCCACGACGGTCCCGGTTCTCCCGGTAACGAGACGAACCGGTATGGGGCTCTGACGCGTGATGCGGTGCGTCGTTTCCAATGCACGCAGAAGATCGTGTGCGACGGCGATGAGCATTCGACGGGTTACGGATTCGTGGGTGCGCGTACGAGGGCAGCGCTCCTTGGCGGGGCGATAGCGGCTGCGCCGCAGTCGAAACCTGATCCGGTGCACTCAAATGCTTCTGCTCCTCAGGCATCGAATGATGATGAGATTACGCGGTTGCAAGCCCAGATAGCTGAATTGACCAATGTGCTGGACGGGCTGCTCGCGACGCGCGCGTTGTAA